The DNA region GCTCCTGCTGCGGGAGCGCCCTGGGCCTGGACCGCCGTCTGCGCACGGCCGGCGCGGCCCGCCACCTCCGCTGCCCGGCCGGACCCCGCTCGACCCGCTGCCGCCGGGGCTGCCGGAGCCTGTGCCGGCGGCGCCTCGGCTGCTGCGGGCGAGGCCGGAGCCGTCCCGGCCTGGAAGGTCACCGGGGTGAACGTCTCGTTGGCGCCGTTGCGCACCCCGTGTGCGCCCCAGGTGAAGAACCCACAGGTCATCTTGAGACAGTCGATGCGCTTGCCCCCGGCGCCGGTGAACGTCGGCCCCGGGACCGTCAGCTGCACCCGGAAGGACCCGTCGGCACCCATCGTGCCCTGCGCCTCACCGGAGGTCTCCGACCCCGGGAACGCGACGAACGCCTGGTAGCCCTTGTTGTTCCGGGACTGGTCGTCGGGGATGTAGTCGTACGAGTTGCCGGTGGCACCGCCCTTGGACGGGCCCCAGTTGGATCCGTTGACCCAGCCGAAGCCCACGTAGATTCCACCGAAGCCGCCCTGCACGGCCTGATAGCCCGACCCGCTCACGGTGAAGGTCGTCGGCCCGGAGCTCGACGCCACCGCGCCGCCGATCGAGCTCGACGCGCTGAGCCGCGCCGCGGCCTGCGCCGGCGGCGCCCCGGCCACGACGAGCGCGACCGCGGCCAGCAGTACGGCGAGCGCCACGGCCAGCCGGCGCTGTGCGGCGACCGGCACGCTGATCGGCGCGTGGCCGCGTGAGGTGTCCATCACGAGAACTCCTTGACGAGGACGGGGTCAGAGACGCCCGACTGGGCGAACTGCTCCGGGGCGGCGGGACGACGGAACCGCCGGCGATCCGGGGTGACCAGCAGGTCCCCGGTCACCGGGTGACGGTGGACGAGAACCGGCTGCTGATAGACCTCGTGGATGAGGTCGGGGGTGAGCACCTCCGCCGGCGGGCCGTCGGCGCGGACCCGGCCGTCGGCGATCATCACCATGCGGTCGGCCCACGCCGCGGCCAGCGCGAGGTCGTGGAGCACCACCACCACGGCCCCGCCGGCGTCGGCGACCGCGCGCGCGAGCTCCAGGACGATCTCCTGATGCCGCAGATCCACGGCGGCGGTGGGCTCGTCCAGCAGCAGGACGCCGGTGCGCTGCGCGAGGGCGCGCGAGAGCGATACCCGGGCCTTCTCCCCACCGGACAGCGTCGGGAAGGTCCGGAGGCGCAGGTGGGTGGTGTCGGTGGCGGCGAGCGAGGAGTCGATGATCTCCTCGTCGTCGTCGCCCTCGGGCAGCCCCGTCCACGGCGCGCGCCCCATCGCCACCACCTCCCGCACGCTGAACGGGAAGGCCACGGAGTTGGCCTGCGTCAGCAGGGCACGGCGCCGCGACAGGTCGCCCAGGCGCCACTTGCGCAGGTCCGTGCCATCCAGCACCGTCCGGCCGGACTCGGGCGTGGTGTCCCCCGCCACCACGCCGAGCAGCGTCGACTTGCCGGCGCCGTTGGGGCCGACCAGCGCCAGCACCTCGCCTGCGTGGACGTCGAGGTCCACCGCGTCCAACAGCACCCGACCGCCCATCCGGACGGTCACCCCCTCCGCGCGCAGCACCGGTGTGCGGGCCTGATCGGCGGTCATCCCCAGCCTCCTGCGGTGCGACGGGTGCGGTGGAGCAGCCAGAAGAAGAACGGGCCGCCCACGGCCGCGGTGACCATGCCCAGCGGCAGTTCCGCGTAGTTGACGGCGGTGCGGGCCAGCAGGTCGGCGGCGAGCAGACACACCGCGCCGCCCAGCGCCGAGGCCGCCAGCAGCAGCCGGTGTCCGGGGCCCGCGATCATGCGGACCACATGCGGCACCACCAGGCCGACAAAGGCGACGATGCCGCAGAACGCCACGGCCGCGGCGGTGAGCAATCCCACCAGCAGGATCGAGTAGATGCGCAGGCGCTCCACGTCAACCCCCAGGTGCCGGGCCGGGCGCTCTCCCAACGCGAGCAGGTCAAGCTGGCGGGCCAGGCGCGACGCCAGCAGGAGCCCGAGCAGCGCGACCGGCGCCACCACGAACACGTACTCCCACCGGCTGCCGTTGAGGCTGCCCAGCTGCCAGAACACGATCTCCTCGCGGGCCTGGGTGTCACCGAGGAACATGAGGAACGCCAACGCCGCGCCCGCCACCGCGTTGACCGCGATGCCGGTGAGCACCAGCGTCACCACCTCCGTGCGGCCGTTACTACAGCTGAAGAGGTAGACGGCGGCGGTGG from Dietzia sp. B32 includes:
- a CDS encoding heme ABC transporter ATP-binding protein — translated: MTADQARTPVLRAEGVTVRMGGRVLLDAVDLDVHAGEVLALVGPNGAGKSTLLGVVAGDTTPESGRTVLDGTDLRKWRLGDLSRRRALLTQANSVAFPFSVREVVAMGRAPWTGLPEGDDDEEIIDSSLAATDTTHLRLRTFPTLSGGEKARVSLSRALAQRTGVLLLDEPTAAVDLRHQEIVLELARAVADAGGAVVVVLHDLALAAAWADRMVMIADGRVRADGPPAEVLTPDLIHEVYQQPVLVHRHPVTGDLLVTPDRRRFRRPAAPEQFAQSGVSDPVLVKEFS
- a CDS encoding FecCD family ABC transporter permease; translation: MTLTEARRPARHAARAPRRESGGTNRLLTGGLLIAGLCVALVVLSVVAAASGQLSIPPSEVASGFLRGLGLDMGPAESHPRADATLWSVRFPRVAMAIVVGAALAVAGALMQGAFGNPLAEPSVVGVSAGAAVGAASAIVFGLTAFGPWTSVVCAFVAGIITTAAVYLFSCSNGRTEVVTLVLTGIAVNAVAGAALAFLMFLGDTQAREEIVFWQLGSLNGSRWEYVFVVAPVALLGLLLASRLARQLDLLALGERPARHLGVDVERLRIYSILLVGLLTAAAVAFCGIVAFVGLVVPHVVRMIAGPGHRLLLAASALGGAVCLLAADLLARTAVNYAELPLGMVTAAVGGPFFFWLLHRTRRTAGGWG